The following are encoded together in the Vigna unguiculata cultivar IT97K-499-35 chromosome 2, ASM411807v1, whole genome shotgun sequence genome:
- the LOC114174536 gene encoding uncharacterized protein LOC114174536 translates to MANRRRRNPAGADDIAQAIHRMVDTMQPIAAPPRAVVAPTRPVAMEDFMKHRPAKFSGKATPDEADAWMRECEKICRVLGCTDEQRLLFVTFLLVADAEYWWQGMQQLMQTRGEQVTWTAFRMRFLEKYFPDSARHEREAEFLTLQQGTMTVAAYIERFEYLARFYTPVVTEEWRCRRFEGGLKHEIRRFIVPLRIREFPVLVEQAKTVEQLETGSSSGGKQQRTTPDVRPQRKPYSRSPTTWGRLRCYNCDGEHLRRDCTKPASSTGGGSSTGRCYVCQQTRHFARQCPNKRQAGGAPATRPVGDRPRAPGRVFALTTTEAKQSGNLLQFLCLLCDHEVVVLFDSGATHSFVSNECVRRLGLTMRELGCELLVATPASGEVSTTSMCVGCPMEVAGRRFRLNLICLPMEGLDVILGMDWLSNNHVVIDCGQRKIVFPDTVGLELISSNQAVREIEAGATCYMIVAQAEKMSTAEQISRIPVVDEYADVFPDEIPELPPSRDVDFSIDLIPGAGPVSMAPYRMAPAELAELKKQIEDLLEKKIDDLLDQLRGAAVFSKIDLRSRYHQILVRPEDVQKTAFRSRYGHYEYVVMPFGVTNVPAIFMDYMNRIFRPYLDQFVVVFIDDILIYSESRKEQAEHLRVVLGILREHQLYGKLSKCEFWLEEVQFLGHVISAQGIAVDPAKIETVVKWERPQTVSEVRSFLGLAGYYRRFVEGFSKMMSPLTQLTRKDQPFSWTDECEACFEDMKRRLTTAPILAIPDTTKTFEVYCDASYQGLGCVLMQDKRPVAYASRQLKVHEKNYPTHDLELATVVFALKTWRHYLYGAQFQVFSDHKSLKYLKRIHVSAMMIRELELIEQLRDMNLGLDIGPGQIRCSMLRITNEFLDELRVEQGKDQELQMIIGELGTEKRKDFRMGRDGILRFRERVCSKQQGSEEDAPR, encoded by the exons ATGGCtaacaggaggaggaggaacCCCGCTGGAGCTGATGACATAGCTCAGGCGATCCATCGTATGGTGGACACGATGCAGCCCATAGCGGCGCCACCCAGAGCTGTAGTGGCACCTACCCGGCCAGTAGCTATGGAGGATTTCATGAAACACCGGCCGGCCAAGTTCTCTGGCAAGGCCACTCCTGACGAGGCAGATGCTTGGATGCGGGAATGTGAGAAGATCTGTAGGGTGCTGGGATGCACAGATGAGCAGAGACTGTTGTTTGTCACGTTTCTTCTAGTGGCAGACGCAGAGtattggtggcaggggatgcagCAGTTGATGCAGACCCGTGGGGAGCAGGTGACGTGGACTGCCTTCAGGATGAGGTTTCTGGAGAAGTACTTTCCCGACAGTGCGAGGCACGAACGGGAGGCAGAGTTCCTTACTCTTCAGCAGGGGACCATGACTGTGGCGGCCTACATAGAGAGGTTCGAATATCTGGCGCGTTTCTACACTCCAGTAGTCACCGAGGAGTGGAGGTGTAGGAGATTCGAGGGCGGATTAAAACATGAGATACGCCGCTTCATTGTGCCGCTTCGGATTAGAGAGTTCCCAGTTTTGGTCGAGCAGGCCAAAACTGTGGAGCAGTTGGAGACCGGGTCTAGTAGTGGAGGGAAACAGCAGAGGACTACTCCAGATGTCAGACCTCAGAGGAAACCTTATAGCAGATCGCCGACTACCTGGGGAAGGTTACGGTGTTATAACTGTGACGGGGAACACTTGAGGAGGGATTGTACTAAACCGGCCAGCAGTACAGGTGGAGGCAGTAGTACTGGTAGGTGCTACGTATGCCAGCAGACAAGGCACTTTGCACGTCAGTGTCCTAACAAAAGACAAGCTGGTGGTGCGCCAGCTACGAGGCCAGTAGGAGACCGACCCAGAGCACCAGGGCGTGTGTTCGCCCTGACGACCACAGAGGCGAAACAGTCAGGTAACCTTTTGCAGTTTCTATGTCTGTTGTGTGACCACGAGGTAGTGGTGTTGTTCGACTCAGGAGCCACTCATTCGTTTGTGTCGaatgaatgtgtgaggaggctcGGGCTCACGATGCGAGAGCTGGGGTGCGAGCTTTTAGTTGCGACGCCAGCGTCtggagaggtatccaccacttcTATGTGCGTGGGGTGTCCTATGGAGGTGGCAGGCCGTAGGTTCAGGCTGAATCTCATATGCTTGCCGATGGAGGGTTTAGATGTGATTTTGGGCATGGATTGGTTGTCGAATAACCATGTCGTCATTGATTGCGGGCAGCGCAAGATAGTGTTTCCTGATACGGTGGGGTTAGAACTTATCTCGTCTAATCAGGCGGTGAGGGAGATTGAGGCTGGAGCTACATGTTACATGATTGTGGCTCAGGCAGAAAAGATGAGCACGGCCGAGCAGATCAGCAGGATCCCGGTAGTGGATGAATATGCAGATGTATTCCCGGATGAGATTCCAGAACTACCGCCTAGCAGGGATGTAGATTTCtccattgatctcatccctggCGCTGGGCCAGTTTCTATGGCACCGTACAGAATGGCGCCTGCTGAGTTAGCTGAGCTAAAGAAACAGATTGAGGatctgcttgagaagaa GATTGACGATCTATTGGATCAATTGAGGGGAGCTGCGGTGTTCTCAAAAATAGACCTGAGATCTCGGTATCATCAGATCCTTGTCAGGCCGGAGGATGTCCAGAAGACAGCTTTTCGATCACGGTATGGTcactacgagtatgtagtgatgccaTTTGGGGTGACCAATGTGCcggctatattcatggattacatgaataggattttcAGGCCATATCTGGATCAGTTTGTAGTAGTGTTTATCGATGACATTCTGATCTACTCCGAGAGCAGGAAAGAACAAGCAGAACATCTAAGAGTAGTATTGGGGATTCTCAGAGAGCACCAGTTGTATGGGAAATTGTCGaaatgtgaattctggttggAAGAGGTACAATTCCTGGGTCATGTGATCTCAGCCCAAGGAATAGCCGTTGATCCGGCAAAGATAGAGACtgtggtgaagtgggagaggccCCAAACAGTTTCAGAGGTGCGTAGTTTTCTGGGTTTGGCAGGGTATTATCGACGGTTTGTGGAGGGTTTCTCCAAGATGATGAGTCCTCTTACACAGCTTACGAGAAAGGACCAGCCTTTCTCGTGGACGGACGAGTGTGAAGCTTGCTTCGAGGATATGAAGAGAAGACTGACCACCGCACCGATATTGGCAATCCCTGACACGACTAAAACAtttgaggtgtactgtgatgcctcGTATCAGGGGTTGGGTTGTGTGCTGATGCAGGATAAACGGCCTGTAGCTTATGCATCGAGacagttgaaggtgcatgagaagaattacccgaCACACGACTTGGAGTTAGCGACAGTCGTGTTTGCCCTCAAGACATGGAGGCATTACCTGTATGGAGCGCAGTTCCAGGTATTCAGCGATCATAAAAgcttgaaatactt gaagagaaTTCATGTTTCAGCTATGATGATTAGGGAGTTGGAGCTGATAGAACAGTTGAGGGACATGAATCTGGGGTTGGATATAGGGCCTGGACAGATACGATGCAGCATGTTGAGGATCACGAATGAGTTCCTAGATGAGCTTCGGGTGGAACAGGGGAAGGATCAGGAACTGCAGATGATAATTGGTGAGTTGGGCACTGAGAAGAGGAAGGATTTCCGAATGGGCAGAGACGGGATCCTACGGTTCAGGGAGAGAGTGTGTTCCAAACAGCAGGGTTCTGAGGAAGATGCTCCTAGATga